In Neofelis nebulosa isolate mNeoNeb1 chromosome 13, mNeoNeb1.pri, whole genome shotgun sequence, the genomic stretch CTGTGGTGGAGCCCAGGGCTATTTCCCCACTTCCCGGGCGACTCAGAGCGCATCGAGTGCGCGCGCGGCGCGTGCGTGGCGTCCCGGGACCGACGGGTGCGAGGGCACTCGCGGACGCGCGCGCTGCTCTTCTACGGCACTGACTTTCGAGCCTCCGAGGCGCCGCTGCCGCGCCTGGCGCATCAGAATTGGGCGCTCCTGCACGAGGAGTCGCCCCTCAACAACTTCCTGCTGAGCCACGGGCCGGGCATCCGCCTCTTCAATCTTACTGCCACGTTCAGCCGCCATTCGGACTACCCGTTGCCGCTTCAGTGGCTGCCCGGGACCGCTTATCTGCGCCGCGCGGCGCCTCCGCTACAGGAGCGCGCTGAGTGGCGCCGACGCGGCTACGCGCCGCTGCTCTATCTGCAGTCCCACTGCGACGTGCCTGCGGACCGGGACCGCTACGTGCGCGAGCTGATGCGTTACATCCCGGTGGGTGGGGCCGGGGCGGGCCTGGGGGTTGagcggggcgcgcggggcggAGGCCAGGACCCCGGGTGTCCAGGTCGGCTCGCCGCACCCACTTCACGGCGGTATTCTACCCTGAACAGGTGGACTCCTACGGGAAATGCCTACAAAATCGGGAGCTGCCCACTCCGCGGTTACAGGACACAGCCACAGCCACCACCGAGGATCCAGAGCTCTTGGCCTTCTTGTCTCGCTATAAGTTCCACTTGGCCCTTGAAAATGCCATCTGTGACGACTACATGACAGAGAAGCTGTGGCGCCCCATGCATCTTGGTGCTGTGCCTGTGTATCGCGGCTCTCCCTCTGTGAGGGACTGGATGCCCAACAATCACTCCATCATCCTCATTGATGACTTTGAGTCACCTCAAAAGCTGGCagaatttattgattttctggaCAGGAACGATGAGGAATATATGAAATATCTGGCGTACAAACAACCTGGGGGCATCACCAACCAGTTCCTTCTGGATAGTCTGAAGTATCGTGAGTGGGGAGTGAATGATCCTTTGCTGCCTAACTACCTCAATGGCTTTGAGTGTTTTGTCTGTGACCATGAACTGGCTCGGCTGGAGGCCGAGAAAGCACACGCAGCCTCTCCTGGGGACATCCCTGTCCCTGAGCCTCACATTGCCCAGCCCTCACACATGGACTGCCCAGTGCCCACACCTGGATTTGGCAGTGTGGAAGAGATTCCTGAGAATGACAGGTAAGGAT encodes the following:
- the FUT11 gene encoding alpha-(1,3)-fucosyltransferase 11 → MAACSSGAVLAALGVLSICAVSGSGPMAQGETGGEAGWAEPWDGAVFRPPSALGAVGVARSPGPSQPGREEAVDLPVLLWWSPGLFPHFPGDSERIECARGACVASRDRRVRGHSRTRALLFYGTDFRASEAPLPRLAHQNWALLHEESPLNNFLLSHGPGIRLFNLTATFSRHSDYPLPLQWLPGTAYLRRAAPPLQERAEWRRRGYAPLLYLQSHCDVPADRDRYVRELMRYIPVDSYGKCLQNRELPTPRLQDTATATTEDPELLAFLSRYKFHLALENAICDDYMTEKLWRPMHLGAVPVYRGSPSVRDWMPNNHSIILIDDFESPQKLAEFIDFLDRNDEEYMKYLAYKQPGGITNQFLLDSLKYREWGVNDPLLPNYLNGFECFVCDHELARLEAEKAHAASPGDIPVPEPHIAQPSHMDCPVPTPGFGSVEEIPENDSWKEMWLQDYWQGLDQGEALTAMIHNNETKQRKFWDYLHEIFMKRNQNL